A genomic window from Pyxidicoccus trucidator includes:
- a CDS encoding site-2 protease family protein, whose protein sequence is MRAARGSLQVGAFRGIPIRVHFTLLLVLPLLAVMFGGAFRRAAEVAEVPPERLLGSPALWGLGVAVGLFASVFVHELAHTVYALRRGGKVRSITLMMVGGVSELTEAPPRPRDEALMALVGPLASIFVAMAFGVAIWLLQGTRSFNLQFACFYLASLNLFLGAFNLLPAFPMDGGRIVRAALTGRLGAVRATRVASVMGRGFAVLFGLWGAFVLNPFLMVIAVFIYLGAEGEARQVRMKATLERVPVSALMTPWLAGVDAGASAWEAMWALRQARRLALPVTEDGRPVGWVGMEAVGGVSEAERATRTARELMRPVEVVGVEEDGWTALRRMAEKEVPQLAVVAEDGLLVGTLDLADVQRGLALYEARAERAGRAERGFRQERPA, encoded by the coding sequence ATGCGCGCTGCTCGGGGTTCTTTGCAGGTGGGCGCGTTTCGCGGCATTCCCATTCGCGTCCACTTCACGCTGCTGCTCGTCCTGCCGCTGCTGGCGGTGATGTTCGGCGGAGCGTTCCGCCGGGCGGCGGAGGTGGCCGAGGTGCCACCGGAACGGTTGCTCGGCTCACCCGCGCTGTGGGGGCTGGGCGTGGCGGTGGGGTTGTTCGCGTCCGTGTTCGTGCACGAGCTGGCGCACACCGTCTACGCGCTGCGGCGGGGCGGCAAGGTGCGCTCGATTACGTTGATGATGGTGGGAGGCGTGTCGGAGCTGACGGAGGCACCGCCCCGGCCCAGGGACGAGGCGTTGATGGCGCTGGTGGGGCCGCTCGCCAGCATCTTCGTGGCGATGGCCTTCGGCGTGGCGATATGGCTGTTGCAGGGCACGCGCTCCTTCAACCTCCAGTTCGCGTGCTTCTACCTGGCGAGCCTCAACCTCTTCCTGGGTGCGTTCAACCTGCTGCCCGCCTTCCCCATGGATGGAGGTCGCATCGTCCGCGCGGCGCTGACGGGGCGGCTGGGCGCGGTGCGCGCGACGCGGGTGGCGTCGGTGATGGGACGGGGCTTCGCGGTGCTGTTCGGCCTGTGGGGCGCGTTCGTCCTCAACCCGTTCCTGATGGTCATCGCGGTGTTCATCTACCTGGGCGCGGAGGGTGAGGCGCGGCAGGTGCGGATGAAGGCCACGCTGGAGCGCGTGCCGGTGTCGGCGCTGATGACGCCGTGGCTGGCGGGCGTGGACGCGGGCGCGTCGGCGTGGGAGGCCATGTGGGCGCTGCGGCAGGCGCGGCGGCTGGCGCTGCCCGTGACGGAGGACGGACGGCCCGTGGGCTGGGTGGGGATGGAGGCGGTGGGCGGGGTGTCGGAGGCGGAGCGAGCCACGCGGACCGCGCGCGAGCTGATGCGTCCGGTGGAGGTGGTGGGCGTGGAGGAGGACGGGTGGACGGCGCTGCGGCGCATGGCCGAGAAGGAGGTGCCGCAGCTTGCCGTGGTGGCGGAGGACGGGCTGCTGGTGGGCACGCTGGACCTGGCGGACGTGCAGCGCGGCCTGGCGCTGTACGAGGCGCGCGCGGAGCGGGCCGGGCGCGCGGAGCGGGGCTTCCGGCAGGAGCGGCCGGCGTGA
- a CDS encoding Coq4 family protein codes for MRNPVAYARTAWRMARTLRNPEQLQDILELAAVLAPPTAMRRLVERLMHHDSAAHAFVERPRLGFLHLASLRTLPEGTLGRAFADHLVENGLDPDALPYLEAHTDEEYVRAHMLESHDIWHVLTGFHTDVAGELGVQAFSLAQVGSPFALGILAGGLANTLLYAFSERDVRMRAIVRGWLLGRRAGLLFGVPWRQMWELPLTEVRQRFALDLEAVDGVLPGSAHPAQSC; via the coding sequence ATGCGGAACCCCGTCGCGTATGCCCGGACGGCGTGGCGGATGGCGCGCACCCTCCGGAATCCCGAGCAGCTCCAGGACATCCTGGAGCTGGCCGCCGTGCTGGCCCCACCCACCGCCATGCGCCGGCTGGTGGAGCGGCTGATGCACCATGACTCCGCCGCCCACGCCTTCGTCGAGCGCCCGCGCCTGGGCTTCCTCCACCTGGCGTCGCTGCGCACCCTGCCCGAGGGCACCCTGGGCCGCGCCTTCGCGGACCACCTGGTGGAGAACGGGCTGGACCCGGATGCCCTCCCCTACCTGGAGGCCCACACGGACGAAGAGTACGTGCGGGCCCACATGCTGGAGTCCCATGACATCTGGCACGTGCTCACCGGCTTCCACACCGACGTGGCCGGCGAGTTGGGCGTCCAGGCCTTCAGCCTCGCCCAGGTGGGCAGCCCCTTCGCCCTGGGAATCCTCGCGGGCGGGCTGGCCAACACCCTCCTCTACGCCTTCTCCGAGCGGGACGTGCGCATGCGCGCCATCGTCCGGGGGTGGCTGCTGGGCCGCCGCGCCGGCCTCCTCTTCGGCGTGCCCTGGCGCCAGATGTGGGAGCTGCCCCTGACGGAGGTGCGCCAGCGTTTTGCCCTGGACCTGGAGGCCGTGGACGGCGTGCTTCCAGGGAGCGCGCACCCCGCCCAATCGTGCTAG
- a CDS encoding HsdM family class I SAM-dependent methyltransferase has translation MRLEELVLANSGEDEFEEIFKLVIAKLCAERASMAVRFGKHRSPEQTATAINTLLGDAERIWPGVLGEEIHSRLSPEHLAVCVEALEPHQLSSEGFEVMDSLFEFLISRQAKGAKGQYFTPRHVIELCVRMLKPQLGETILDPACGSGGFLIHALNYIRSSANPSARELADYCKKCIWGVDIDAQAIRVAKALMIISGGSNSNILRANSLLKSRLNPQLLPGLFDESPASQLSIEEIIHKVFTKNKGFDVVLTNPPFAGEVREKELLSTYSLAHGRDRIERDVLFIERCLQFLRPGGRMAIVLPHNKFGAESYSYVREHVAAHARITAVIGLGRNTFLPHTHQKASILVLQKNQLGSQSSKAANIFFAISERDGKDSKGQYILKGHESNSLWNKVDHDFDEVVSAFDTFCVRERRFSKEA, from the coding sequence TTGCGACTGGAGGAACTTGTCCTGGCGAACTCGGGAGAGGATGAGTTCGAGGAGATCTTCAAGCTAGTTATCGCGAAGCTCTGTGCTGAGCGCGCATCAATGGCTGTCCGATTTGGGAAACATCGCTCCCCGGAGCAGACCGCAACCGCCATAAATACGCTCTTGGGGGATGCCGAGCGAATCTGGCCAGGCGTGCTCGGCGAGGAGATACACTCCCGGCTCTCTCCCGAGCACCTCGCCGTGTGCGTTGAGGCACTCGAACCTCATCAACTGTCTTCAGAGGGGTTCGAAGTGATGGATAGCCTCTTTGAGTTCCTGATTTCCCGGCAGGCAAAGGGAGCGAAGGGGCAGTATTTCACCCCTCGACATGTAATCGAGCTTTGCGTACGGATGCTCAAGCCGCAACTGGGTGAAACCATACTCGACCCAGCCTGCGGCTCAGGCGGATTCCTGATCCACGCCTTGAATTACATCCGGAGCAGTGCCAACCCGTCGGCCCGAGAACTCGCGGACTACTGCAAGAAATGCATCTGGGGCGTTGATATCGACGCCCAGGCCATCCGGGTTGCAAAGGCCCTGATGATCATTTCTGGCGGCAGCAATAGCAACATCCTCAGGGCAAACAGCTTGCTGAAGTCGCGTCTCAACCCACAGCTCCTTCCGGGCCTTTTCGACGAAAGCCCAGCATCACAACTATCTATTGAAGAAATCATCCATAAAGTCTTCACAAAAAACAAGGGCTTTGACGTCGTCCTCACCAATCCACCATTCGCTGGAGAGGTGCGAGAGAAGGAACTTCTTAGCACCTATTCTCTCGCGCATGGGCGTGACCGGATTGAGCGCGATGTATTATTCATTGAGCGCTGCCTTCAGTTCCTACGACCTGGAGGAAGAATGGCCATCGTCCTTCCCCACAACAAGTTCGGAGCAGAGTCGTACAGCTACGTGAGAGAACATGTTGCCGCCCATGCGAGAATCACAGCAGTAATTGGGCTGGGGAGAAATACGTTCCTGCCGCACACACACCAGAAAGCAAGCATTCTTGTCCTGCAGAAGAATCAACTTGGCTCGCAGTCCTCCAAAGCGGCAAATATCTTCTTTGCCATTTCCGAAAGGGACGGAAAGGACTCCAAGGGACAGTACATTCTAAAAGGTCACGAGAGTAACTCACTGTGGAACAAGGTAGATCATGACTTCGACGAGGTTGTGAGTGCCTTCGACACATTCTGTGTTCGGGAACGTCGCTTCTCCAAGGAGGCCTGA
- a CDS encoding helix-turn-helix domain-containing protein: MPSARRPTYVEFVALLRRERRRLGVSQEELAKRLQRPQSFVSKAEGTERRLDFVETLEWCRALGVTLDDITPSEFRKKSGGA; the protein is encoded by the coding sequence ATGCCATCAGCGCGGAGGCCCACTTACGTGGAGTTCGTTGCCCTGCTTCGACGCGAACGGCGGCGGTTGGGCGTCAGCCAAGAAGAACTTGCCAAGCGCCTTCAGCGTCCACAGAGTTTTGTATCGAAAGCGGAGGGGACGGAAAGGCGGCTCGATTTCGTCGAGACTCTTGAGTGGTGCCGCGCGTTGGGCGTCACGCTTGATGACATAACCCCCAGCGAGTTTCGCAAGAAATCGGGAGGCGCATGA